From the genome of Culicoidibacter larvae:
TACCAGTATTTGCCGGATACATTGCTTATAGTATTGCTGATCGACCAGGTTTAGTTGCCGGGTTTGTAGCTGGTGGTATTGCAGCTGGTGGTGGTGCAATTGTTGTGAGCTTAGGTGAAGCAATTGGTATTACTGGTTTATCTGATGCCAGTGCCGGATTCCTTGGCGCTTTAGTTGGTGGTTTCTTGGCTGGTTACGTAGTACTGGGAATTAAAGCATTATTCAAAAACTTGCCAAAAGTGTTTGATGGCATTAAAACAATTCTTATTTATCCAGTGTTAACAGTTATCATTGTCGGCATTCTGATGGTCGTTATTACTATTCCAATGGGATGGTTGAATACTTGGCTGAATGACTTCTTAAATGGTTTAAGCGGCGCCAATGCGATTCTGCTTGGATTATTGCTTGGAGCAATGATGGCAGTTGACTTAGGTGGTCCGGTAAACAAGGCAGCCTATATCTTTGCAACCGGAACATTAGCGGCAACGGTAAGCACCGGTGGTAGCGCAATTATGGCTGCAGTTATGGCAGCCGGAATGGTTCCGCCATTGGCAACGTTTGTGGCAACATTAGTATTCCGCAAAAAATTTACTTCACAAGAACGTGATGCCGGCTTAACGAACTCAGTACTGGGATTATCATTCATTACTGAGGGTGCGATTCCATTTGCAGCCGCCGACCCATTACGGATGATCCCAAGTTTCATTGCCGGAAGTGCAATTACCGGAGCAATCGTTATGTTCTTGAATATTAAAGTATTGGCACCGCATGGTGGAATTTTCGTTATCATGCTTGTGTCTAACCCATTATTCTATATTGTGGCAATTGTTGTCGGAACCTTAATTAGTGCTTTGCTGATTGGCGTGTTGCGCAAAAAACCTACAGTTTAGGGAGAAATTTAAAACCCGCGAAGCCTCGGCTTCGCGGGTTTTGTACTTTTAATACATATTTTTCATCGGCTATTCATGTACTTATACTTGCAAAATCAGTATCATTAATAATGAAATGAATATGGTTGGAGGTAAACAAATGAGAGTAGCAAAATGGATTTTGGCAATTGTTAATGGTATATGGATATTTATCTTTTTTGTAATTGCTTCTATTACACAATATGAGGTCTCACAAAAATTTATTAATGGTCAATGTCCGGCGAATCATCCGGTAGGTGATTTTGGTTGTTCTAATGGACTTACTGTTGCTGGACTGATTGGTATCAGCTTTATATTATGGTTTGTTACGATAGTGGCATTAATTGTCTTGAAGATTGTTAAGATGAATGAAAAACACCAGAATAATTAGCTTATAATAATATTTTGTTAAAAATAAATAATTTTATTAAAATTTTGTATTATAATAATTAAGTGGCGAAACCATAAGTGCCTCTGTGAGGAGGTGAAGGGATGGAGATATTAGCTCTTATAATATTGTTAATACTTCTAATACTACGTCAAATTGATGGTGGAAAAGATGATTAATGAAGGTTGAGTCACAATAAAAAGGAAGCCAAGCCCGGCTTCCTTTTTTCTGTTAACAAGATGGACTTGTTAGCTCTTATACTTCTTGATTATACAACTAATATAAAGAAAAAGCAAGAAATAAAAATATAAATGATAAAATAATAGTAATTTGATTAAAGTATCATACTGCCTTCCATATCTTCGTATTCTTCTTCAAGTTTGGATTTGCCTTGAATGATTCCGTGAGCCTCAAGCAGTTTTTCCAAACGGGGAATGAAGAAACCAAGTAATGGTCCAAGGATTAGCATGCCGATGATGGTGCCTTCGCGGATAGTGAAGGTAAGGCTGAATATTAATGTAAGTATCAGTGAAGAGATGATACAAAGGACATCGAAGCCTTGGCGAACGCGCGCGAATGGCCATTTGGTGACAGTGCTAATAGCAAGGCAGATGCCTTCGGCCGGAAAGGGCACGACATCAAGGATGACGATGAGGCTGACGCAGAAGGCCATGGTGGCGATGGCAAGAGTGAAGATGAGCAGTTGTAGTAGGTAGTTATCGATGAAAAAGTCAGTCAGTAAGCTATAAAGCGTCCAGTTGACGACAACGCCGAGCAGAAGTGAGAGCGGGATTTGCAGGAGATTAATTGGTCGAAAATTCTTTCTGAGTAAGGCAATCTGAGCTAGAAGCAGGATAACGTTGAGGCCGATGCCGATAGTTCCGATTTCAATACCGGTCATAAAATAGAGTGATTGGCAAATAGCATCCCAGGCACCAACACCAATCATCATTTTAATGGTAACAGATGCTGCCATTCCGACGCCGACAACTGCTAATAGGAATAAAGTAATCTGCAACCAATTATATTTGCTTTTTCGCTTCATAACTATAACCACCTTCTAATCTTCTTATTACCTTGATGATATACTATTATTTCTCTTTTGTGAAGTTCTAATAAGTATATAGCTAGTGCCAGGTCAGTATGACCGGCTTGGCCGGCATGCTGACCCAAATTTTCCCGAAAAGAAAGGCATTGCTTCATTTATTCACTTTTTGGTATACTTATAGCAATAGGAGAGGGTATCTATGTTTGAAAGAATTCGTGAGGAGCTGCGGAATATTGAACAAACTCATGGGGTAAAGATCTTATATGCTTGTGAGTCCGGCAGTCGCGCTTGGGGTTTTCCGTCTAAGGATAGTGATTATGATGTGCGTTTTATTTATGTGCATAAGCCGGATTGGTATTTGGCGATTGATCAGCAGTCGGATGTGATTGAGTTATCACTGGATGACGGGGTGCTGGATATGTCAGGATGGGATTTACGTAAGACCCTACAGTTGTATCGCAAATCGAATCCTAGTTTGCAGGAGTGGCTGGAGTCGCCGATTGTCTATCTGGAGCAGGATGATTTTTTACATAATATGTTGCAGTTACAAGATGAGGTGTTTTCGCCGTATGTTTGTTTCCATCATTATTTGTCAATGGCGGAGAATACGTATATGAATTATTTGATGGAAGATGAAGTGCGGGCTAAGAAGTATTTTTATGCTTTGCGACCAATCTTTGCTTGCTGGTGGATTGAAGAGAACGGTACGATGCCACCGATTCCTTTTGATGAGTTGCTGGATAGCAGTGTGCCGCGTGAGACACCGCTCTATGAGGCGATTAGTGAATTGTTATTTGCCAAGATGCAAAACGATGAGCAAGATGTTGTTCCTAAAAACCGATTGTTGAATATGTTTATCAGCGAGTGTGTTGAGGAGTTTCATGAATATGCTAAGACATTAGAGAAAACAAATCATGATGTGACACCGCTGCTAAATCGTTTTTTTATGCATACCTTAAAGAAAGCTTGGAAATAGATAAGTGAGAGGAAAAAATCCTGACCATTCTGTGGTTGGGATTTTATTTATTTTCATAACATTATAATGTTATATTGACAGACGCTTTCAAAAGCATTATAATCTAGCCATATAGTATTTATATGAATGTTTTTTTTGAAGGAGGGATTCTCATGGAAGCAGCTTTAGAGCGCTTTGGAGAAAAGCTTTTGCCATTTGCTAATGCGATTGGTAATCAGCGTCACATGCAAGCAATCCGAAATGGATTAATTGCTATTTTACCACTGACTATTGTGGGGTCGTTTTTTGTCATTTTCTTGAATTTACCGATTCCCGGGTATACTGAGTGGATTGCCCCTTATCGCGAAATTTTGGATGTACCATTTCGTTTTACAGTAGGGATTATGGCTTTGTATGCTAGTTTTACGATTGGCTCGTTTTTAGGAAAGTCTTATGGGTTAGATGATATTACCAGCGGGTTTTTGGCATCTTTAGGATTTTTATTGTTGGTTATGCCGGTTAACATCACTGAAGGTATTACCAGCGCTGGTGTTGAAATTACCGGACGATATATTCCTATTACGCCACTTTCGGCCCAAGGTTTGTTCTCGGCGATTCTAGCATCGGTAATTGCAGTTGAGATTTTTCATTTAATGAAGAAGTATAAGCTGGAAATCAGAATGCCTGAGGGAGTGCCGCCGGTAGTAACGAGTTCATTCTCGGCATTATTACCAACCTTAGTTATTATATTAGTATTCTGGATTCCGCGTCATATTTTGAATTTTGATGTGAATGGTGCATTGACTTGGTTGATTTCACCATTGCAGGTATTCTTAACCGGAGATAACTTATTTGGTGGTATATTAACAGTATTGTTGATTTGTGTCTTCTGGGTATTAGGGATTCATGGTCCGGCAGTATTGGGGCCGATTGTTCGTCCATTCTGGGATCAAGCCATTGCTCAAAACAGTGAGGCTTTCCAAGCTGGAATGAGTGCCTTCCAACTACCGAATATTTTTACCGAGCAGTTTTTGCAATGGTATTTGTGGATTGGTGGCGCAGGAACAACATTGGCATTAGTAATTATGTTTATGTTCTCGAAGTCAAAGTATCTTCGTCAGCTTGGCCGACTTTCATTTTTACCGGGATTATTTAATATTAATGAGCCAATTATTTTTGGAGCACCGATTGTTATGAATCCGATTTTGGCGGTTCCATTCATTGTGACACCGATAATCAACCTATTTATTGCGTATTTCTTTACAATAATGGATTGGGTGCCGCGAATGGTGGCCAAGGCGCCGTTTACAGTGCCGGCACCAATAGGAGCGATGATGAGTTCTAACTGGAATGTCATGTCCTTCTTCTTGGTATTAATATGTTTTGCGGTTTCGTGGGTTATATATTGGCCATTCTTCCGTATATTTGAGCGCCGTAACTTGGAGAATGAGGCGGCAGTTGAAGCCGAAGCGGAAGCTACTAAAGCAGAAGTGAATGATGCAGCAACTGCATAATTTAAAATAGAAAGAATTTGGTGAATTGATATGGATACAGTCTTATTGGGAATATTAATAGTAGCAATAATAATTGTTGCTCAAGTAGTTTTGCGTCGAGTACACTGGGTGGCGCATGCGCCGATTATTAATGTTATTTTGGCAGCATTAGCAATCATTGTCGTTACCGTAGTTATATGTATAGTGCTGGGAAATTACTTTTATGAACCAGTGATTATGGCAACAATTTTTGGGGCAACAATGATTCAGATTAATTATTCAAAGAGATTGCAACGGTATCAAGAAGCAGCTAAATAAGTAAGGGGATGTCGGGAAAATTTAATTTGACCGACATCTTTGATTTTTCATAGAAAGACGGTGTATAATATGAATAGACGATTGGGAATTTCAATTTATCCGGAACACTCGACGGTAGAGCGGGATAAGGCATACATTAAGCGCGCTGCCGAATGTGGTTTTGAGCGGGTGTTTACTTGTTTGTTATCAGCGCAGAAACCGATTGATGTGATTCGTGAAGAATTCAGTGAGACAATTGGCTTTGCCAGAAATTTAGAGATGGATGTCATTTTAGATATTGCGCCAGCAGTATTCTCCGGTTTAGGAATTAGTTATGATGATTTATCATTTTTTGCTGAACTGGGTGCCAGCGGGATCCGTTTAGATTTAGGTTTTGATGGCTTGCGCGAATCACAGTTTACTTATAACCAATATGATTTGGATATTGAAATCAACATGAGTAACAACACCAATTATGTCAATAATATTTTTTCGCATAATCCTAAGGAGACGAAATTATTAGGGTGTCATAATTTTTATCCGCAACGCTTTACCGGACTTGATTTTGATTTTTTCATTGCTTGTTCGCAACGTTTTAAAGAATTAGGATTACGTACAGCAGCATTTGTAAGCTCAGATGCAGCAACAATCGGACCATGGGACATAAATGACGGTTTATGTACTTTGGAAGAGCATCGGGAGTTGCCGATTACGACACAGGCAAAACATCTTTGGGCTACCAATTTGATTGATGACGTTATTATTGGGAATGCTTACGCCAGTGATGATGAGTTAGCGGCACTTGGCGCACTGAACCGTTATGTATTGGAGTTTGAAGTTGAAGTTGAGGCTGGAGTGAGTGCAGTCGAACGAACAATTATGTTTGATGAGCCGCATATTCGCCGTGGTGATATAAGCAGTTATATGATTCGCTCAACGCCGAGCCGGACCAAATACAAAGCTGAGCAGTTTCCGGTTCGCCCGGTAGAGAGTCATACCTGCGGTGATGTGATGATTGGTAATGACAACTTTGGCAAGTATAAAGGTGAGTTACAATTAATTTTAAAAACAATGCCAATTGATGAACGTAAGAATTTAGTTGCTCGGGTTGTTGATTACGAACGATTCTTGATTCCGTATATCGGCGCATGGAACACATTAGCATTTAAGGAAAAAACAAAATAGATAAGGAGTCTTAATGATGGGACATTTATTAAAGTCGGGGATTTTGCTTGATACCTCTCATCCGCGACATTTACAGCAAACTGACATTTTAATTGAGGATGGGAAGATTAGCCAAGTGGCGGCAAATATTGCTGCGGATGAGCATGAAGTTATTGAATTAAGCGGGAAGTATGTATCGGCGGGCTGGATTGATATGCACGCACATACGTTTACCAGTGATGGTCCGCTTAGTACTGATGCTGATCTCCTTGGTGTTGAGCAAGGCGTAAGTATGGTTATCGATGCCGGTACTGCCGGAAGCGACGACATGCCGGTCTTTTTTGAGCAGATGCAAACAAAGAAGACAAAGATTAAAGCCTTTATAAATGTTTCATCAATGGGAATTGCCAGCCGGTATGAGTTGCGGGATTTAAATCAGATTAGATTTGATGATATCCGCAACACATATAAAAACTACCAGGATTTTATTGTTGGTATTAAGGTACGTGAGAGCGGTAGTGTGGTGGGTGAAAACGGAGTGCAACCGCTTGTCCTCGGACAAACGATTGCAAAAGAACTTGGATTGCCAATCATGGTTCATATCGGCAATACGCCGCCGGAATTATTGGATATTCTAGCTTTGTTAAAGCGTGGCGATATTGTTACGCACATATATAATGGCAAAGCTAATAATATTTTCCAAGGTGGCGATGTGGTGCATCCGGATGTTATTGCAGCTCATCAGCGCGGCGTTATTTTTGATATTGGTCATGGTCGAGATAGTTTTAGTTTTGATGTGGCCCGCCGTGCGTTAGCACAAGGATTGGTGACTGATACGATTAGTACAGACGGGTATACTGAAAATTTACCGGGACCGGTAAAAAGTTTAGCTAACGTGGTAACTAAGTTTCTGCACTTAGGTATGCCGCTTGCCGATTGTATTGATAAGATTACTGCGAAGCCGGCGGCAGTGCTTGGCCTTGAGAACGGCCGTGTGCTGCCCGGACTTCCTGCTGATATAACCGTCTTTAGTGTTATTCGTGAGGAAGTTGAATTAGTAGATAGTACTGGTGCGGTTGAGATTGGGCAGCAATTCATCCAGCCGGAGATGGTATTTATTGATGGTGATAAATTTTTAGTACACCCCAAGAGTACTTGTTCACAAGCGGTTATAGAGCCGCTTGACACAGCGGAGGAGTTAAATAGTATGGAGTTAGTTGATTTAGGTGTGCGCCGGGTAATTAATGCCTCGGGGCGGATGACCAAGCTTGGGGTTTCAACACCAAGTGCGTCGGTGCTAGCAGCGATGAATCGTGGTGCCGACAGTTATGTGCTGATGGATGAATTAATTGATGCAGCCGGTCAGTTTATTGCCAGCGAGATTGGTGCGGCTGACGTTTGTGTGACAACAAGTGCTTCTAGTGGAATTGTTTTGACAATTGCTTCATTGATAGCCAAAAATAATATTGAGTATATTGAGAACCTGACGAAATATAGTTCAAAACTGCCAAATCAAGTGTTGATGCTTAAGGGACACAATGTGAATTATAATGTGCCAATCGAGACGATGGTGAATCTTGGTGGCGGTGTTATTAAAGAAGTTGGCTCAGCTAACCAGGCGTCACGTGCGCAGCTGGAAGCGGCGGTCAGCGATGATACGATTGCGCTTTTTTACGTGAAATCGCATCATACGGTGCAGAAGAATATGGTTTCGCTTGAAGACATGATTGCTGTCGCTAAGGCATATCATTTGCCATTGATTGTAGATGCTGCAGCTGAAGAAGATTTCAGTAAGTATCTGGCAATGGGCGCTGATTTGGTCATCTATAGCGGAACTAAAGCTTTATGCGGTCCGACATCGGGATTTGTAGCTGGTAGTGACGCTGAGTTGATTGCTAATATTAAAGCACAATACCGTGGCATTGGCCGGGCAATGAAGGTCGGCAAGGAAACTATTTACGGATTGGTACAGGCGGTTGCTGAGTTTATGCAGGCACCACCAAAACCAGTGGTAACCCAGACTGAACTTGAAGCGTTTATGGGCGCTGTGAATCAGATTGCCGGATTAACTGCTGAATTTGAAGATGATGAGTCCGGGCGGGCAATTGCGCGAGTGCAGATTCATGTTGATGAACGAACTGATGGTTATGGAAAAAATGCGCTCACCCTGGTCAGCGAGCTGGCCCAAGGTGAGGTAGCGATATTCACCCGTGACTACTATGCTAATGTTGGTCACTTCAGCATTGATCCGCGGCCGTTGTTGGCAGGCGACTTAGATATTATTTTAAGCCAATTACAAAATTTGCAAGGAGAATGAGTTATGAATACAAAAATTAGTTTTTATAAAGGACGAGTAGCATTGAATGTGCTGACTAATAGCCTTGAGAATGCCAAAGCAATTTATGATGCAACTGAAGGTCATGTAGTAGTAGGATTGCTTTCTGCCGACTACCCGGATGTGCCAAGTGCAATTACTGATATGAAACAATATCAAGAAGCAATTGATAATGCAATTTCAGTAGGTCTTGGTGCCGGTAATCCTAAACAGTGGCGAGCTGTGGCGGAAATTTCAGCAGTCTTAAAACCGCAACATGCTAATCAAGTATTTCCGGCAGTAGGTTTTACCCGGGCAAAGATTGATAATGATACAAGCTTCATCAATACACTAGTAAGCCCAAGCGGAACACCAGGGATGGTGAAAATTACTACCGGACCACTTTCAAGTCAAGCACCTGATGGTGTTGTACCTGTTGAATCAGCGATTGCTTTGATTAAAGACATGGGTGGTAGTTCAATTAAGTTCTTTCCAATGAAGGGTTTAGCAACTAAAGATGAATATATTGCGGTCGCAAAGGCTTGTGCGGAGCACGATTTAGCATTAGAGCCAACCGGTGGTATTGATTTGGATAACTTTGAAGAGATTGTACAAATTGCCCTTGATGCCGGAGTAAAAGAAATTATTCCTCATGTATATACTTCAATCATTGATAAAGACAGTGGTTCAACACGTATTGAAGATGTTGAAACATTATATGCAATAATCAAAAAAATAGTCTAGTATAGGAGCGATTGAGTATGCAAAAGATTGCCGGTTTCGGAGAAATTATGCAGCGACTGATGACACAGAAGTATCAGACAATTGAGCAGACGCAAGGCTTTGATGTGATGTACACCGGAACCGCCTTGAATGTTTTGGCGAGCCTGGCTTACTTTGGCTATGATACACGTATGATCAGTAAGTTGCCGGAGAATGCTTTGGGCTTTGCGGCCAGGAGTGCGGCGCAAAGTTTTGGCGTTGATATGTCAAGAGTGATTATCGGCGGCGATTACCTGGGATTGTATTTTTTAGAGCAGGGATTTGGGGTGCGGCCTTCTAAGGTTATTTATAATCGTGAGCATAGTGCATTTGTGACCTCGCATTTGGATGAATATGATTGGGATGCTATTTATCAGGATGTGACTCATGTACATTTTTGCGGGATTAGTTTTGCGGTGGCAGAAAATGTGCGTAATATTGCAGTGGCAGCGATTAAGCAGGCTAAGGAACGCGATATTGTTGTGAGTTTGGATTTTAACTATCGCCCCGGGCTTTGGAGCAAGGAAGAAGCTATTGATGTTTACTTAGGTGTTTTGCCGCTCGTTGATATTTGTTTTGCTAATCAGCGGGATTTTTCAGAATTATTGCCGTTTAGCGTGATTGATGAGACTGAGAGTTACGAGCAAATGATTGAGAAGACGATGCAAGATGTGTTCTCGAGATACCCTAATATTCAGTTGATTGCCGGAACCAAACGTTTAGTTTTAGAACCAACCTTTCATCAGTTGCAAGGATTCATTGCAACCCCTGCGACCGTAGTGTTTTCCAAGGCGTATCAATTTGATGTGCTGGAGCGAATCGGTGGTGGTGATGCATTTGTTGCCGGTGTTTTACATGGCTATTTGGGGGAAGAACCCTTGAGCTACACCGTCGAGTTCGGTGTAGCCAGTAGCGTGTACAAGCACACAATTTTAGGCGACTCAAATCGGGCTCGCATTAGTGACATTGAAAAGTTGATGAAAAGCAGTAAAAATGATATGATAGAGAGGTAAATTACGATCTGTAAGGAGAGGTTATTTACCTCTTTTTTTACATTTAGGAGGAAAACAAATGCTCGATTACCGTAAGGGGGCACCGGCATTGTATTTGCAGATTAAGGATATTTTACGCCAAGAGATTTTCGATGGCTTATATCCTCTAGGAACTTACATTCCAACCGAAACCGAATTGGAAAAAAAGTTCGATGTCAGCAAGATTACGATTCGCAAAGCAATTCAGGATTTAGAAGATGAGGGGTATCTGCTAAAGAAGAAGGGCAAAGGGACATTGGTTATTCAGAATAACTATTTTAACAAACTTTCAAAGGCCAAGTCTTATTCACAGAAACTTGAGGAATTAGGGTTTACGCTTTCAAAAGCAGAGGTTACAGTATCACGAGTGGATACCAAAACAATTCCCGGACTGGACAACTATTTTGCGACGCAGGCACTCTGTGTATCACGGGTTATTCTGGCAGATAAAGATAAACTGACATACATTCAAACTTATTTGCCGGCAACTCTGGGATTACCAGAAATTGCAAGCGGGTACAAAGATTCATTGTATCGGTTGTTATCTGACTTAGGTGCAACGATGGGGCGTTGTGAAGATCAATTTAGTGTTGAATATGCCAACAGTGAAGTTGCTGCCAAATTGAACATTCCTGCCGGGCAGGCAATTTTAAAGCGAATCAGAATCGGTTATGATCAGTTTAACCAAGTAATTGAATATTCATTAGCATACTATCCGACGACAATTCAACCTTATATTGTTGAGATGGAGAAGTAGAAAAAGGGGCACCGCTTGGCGGTGCCCCTTTTTTATAAAATAAAGCAATAAATAAGTTGGAAAACAAAAAAAATGGGATTTCATGTGTTTTATTTGCAAAGATAGAGTGCTTTACTTGTGCAATCGTGAAATCAGATTTATACTAAAATAGAAAGGTGTGAGATAAATGGAAAATTTAGCAAAGGATGCTAGCCAGTTTACTAAAGTTGAAAATAAGAAGTTGTTATCTCAGTTAGATTTTGCTGACATGCAAGATTTTGAGGATGCGCAACGGGGATTATTGGGAACAGTACCGGCTCCGGGAATAACTAATGCAAATGGAGATGTTGTTTGGTCAGTAGAGAAGTTTGCTTTTGAAGATATTGATGCAGATTGCCCTGACACGGTAAATCCAAGTCTTTGGCGTCAAGCAAAATTAAATAATATACACGGATTATTTGAAGTAACTGAGGGTATTTATCAGGTGCGTAATCTTGATCTTGCCAACATGACAATTATTGAAAGTGACACCGGTATTATCATTATTGATACAACAAGTACGGTTGATCAATCCAAAGCGGCACTGCAGTTGTATTATTCAATTCGTGGTGAGAAACCAATTAAAGCAATTTTAATTACTCACTCACATGTTGACCACTATGGTGGATTAGCAGGATTAGTGAGTCAGGAAGATATTGATTCTGGGAAAGTACCATTATATGTACCGGATGGATTCTTACTTGAAGCTATTAGCGAAAATGCTTATGTTGGGAATATTATGAGTCGCCGTATGTATAATCAGGTTGGTATTATTCTTGACGCCAGTCCAAAAGGTCAAGTGGATGAGGGATTAGGTAAAGGTGGTGCTATTAATGGTGAAGTGTCATTGTTAGTACCATCACATATAATAAAAGAAAAACGTGAGACCCATGTGATTGATGGTTTCGAGATTGAATTTATGCTAGTGCCAGGAACAGAAGCGCCTGCCGAAATGATTATGTATATGCCAAGCAAAAAAATATTATTACCGGCTGAATTAATTACTCATAATTTGCATAATGTCCTGACATTACGTGGCGCCCAAGTTCGTGACGTACGTAAATGGTGGCAAGCTATTGATGATATGATGGCAATTTATGGCGATAAGACAGATATTATTTGTGCCGTTCACCATTGGCCGACATGGGGACACGAACGTTGCATGGAATTGATGACAATCCAACGTGATACTTATAAATATATGCTTGACCAAACTTTACGTTTGATGAACTTAGGATACAACATGGTTGAGATTGCCGAAATGATGGAGTTGCCACCAAAACTAGGCAATCATTGGAGCATGCGTGGATATTATGGAACATTGAATCATGAT
Proteins encoded in this window:
- the dagF gene encoding 2-dehydro-3-deoxy-phosphogluconate aldolase → MNTKISFYKGRVALNVLTNSLENAKAIYDATEGHVVVGLLSADYPDVPSAITDMKQYQEAIDNAISVGLGAGNPKQWRAVAEISAVLKPQHANQVFPAVGFTRAKIDNDTSFINTLVSPSGTPGMVKITTGPLSSQAPDGVVPVESAIALIKDMGGSSIKFFPMKGLATKDEYIAVAKACAEHDLALEPTGGIDLDNFEEIVQIALDAGVKEIIPHVYTSIIDKDSGSTRIEDVETLYAIIKKIV
- a CDS encoding sugar kinase; its protein translation is MQKIAGFGEIMQRLMTQKYQTIEQTQGFDVMYTGTALNVLASLAYFGYDTRMISKLPENALGFAARSAAQSFGVDMSRVIIGGDYLGLYFLEQGFGVRPSKVIYNREHSAFVTSHLDEYDWDAIYQDVTHVHFCGISFAVAENVRNIAVAAIKQAKERDIVVSLDFNYRPGLWSKEEAIDVYLGVLPLVDICFANQRDFSELLPFSVIDETESYEQMIEKTMQDVFSRYPNIQLIAGTKRLVLEPTFHQLQGFIATPATVVFSKAYQFDVLERIGGGDAFVAGVLHGYLGEEPLSYTVEFGVASSVYKHTILGDSNRARISDIEKLMKSSKNDMIER
- a CDS encoding GntR family transcriptional regulator, with protein sequence MLDYRKGAPALYLQIKDILRQEIFDGLYPLGTYIPTETELEKKFDVSKITIRKAIQDLEDEGYLLKKKGKGTLVIQNNYFNKLSKAKSYSQKLEELGFTLSKAEVTVSRVDTKTIPGLDNYFATQALCVSRVILADKDKLTYIQTYLPATLGLPEIASGYKDSLYRLLSDLGATMGRCEDQFSVEYANSEVAAKLNIPAGQAILKRIRIGYDQFNQVIEYSLAYYPTTIQPYIVEMEK
- a CDS encoding amidohydrolase/deacetylase family metallohydrolase → MMGHLLKSGILLDTSHPRHLQQTDILIEDGKISQVAANIAADEHEVIELSGKYVSAGWIDMHAHTFTSDGPLSTDADLLGVEQGVSMVIDAGTAGSDDMPVFFEQMQTKKTKIKAFINVSSMGIASRYELRDLNQIRFDDIRNTYKNYQDFIVGIKVRESGSVVGENGVQPLVLGQTIAKELGLPIMVHIGNTPPELLDILALLKRGDIVTHIYNGKANNIFQGGDVVHPDVIAAHQRGVIFDIGHGRDSFSFDVARRALAQGLVTDTISTDGYTENLPGPVKSLANVVTKFLHLGMPLADCIDKITAKPAAVLGLENGRVLPGLPADITVFSVIREEVELVDSTGAVEIGQQFIQPEMVFIDGDKFLVHPKSTCSQAVIEPLDTAEELNSMELVDLGVRRVINASGRMTKLGVSTPSASVLAAMNRGADSYVLMDELIDAAGQFIASEIGAADVCVTTSASSGIVLTIASLIAKNNIEYIENLTKYSSKLPNQVLMLKGHNVNYNVPIETMVNLGGGVIKEVGSANQASRAQLEAAVSDDTIALFYVKSHHTVQKNMVSLEDMIAVAKAYHLPLIVDAAAEEDFSKYLAMGADLVIYSGTKALCGPTSGFVAGSDAELIANIKAQYRGIGRAMKVGKETIYGLVQAVAEFMQAPPKPVVTQTELEAFMGAVNQIAGLTAEFEDDESGRAIARVQIHVDERTDGYGKNALTLVSELAQGEVAIFTRDYYANVGHFSIDPRPLLAGDLDIILSQLQNLQGE
- a CDS encoding DUF871 domain-containing protein; translation: MNRRLGISIYPEHSTVERDKAYIKRAAECGFERVFTCLLSAQKPIDVIREEFSETIGFARNLEMDVILDIAPAVFSGLGISYDDLSFFAELGASGIRLDLGFDGLRESQFTYNQYDLDIEINMSNNTNYVNNIFSHNPKETKLLGCHNFYPQRFTGLDFDFFIACSQRFKELGLRTAAFVSSDAATIGPWDINDGLCTLEEHRELPITTQAKHLWATNLIDDVIIGNAYASDDELAALGALNRYVLEFEVEVEAGVSAVERTIMFDEPHIRRGDISSYMIRSTPSRTKYKAEQFPVRPVESHTCGDVMIGNDNFGKYKGELQLILKTMPIDERKNLVARVVDYERFLIPYIGAWNTLAFKEKTK
- a CDS encoding PTS sugar transporter subunit IIC — protein: MEAALERFGEKLLPFANAIGNQRHMQAIRNGLIAILPLTIVGSFFVIFLNLPIPGYTEWIAPYREILDVPFRFTVGIMALYASFTIGSFLGKSYGLDDITSGFLASLGFLLLVMPVNITEGITSAGVEITGRYIPITPLSAQGLFSAILASVIAVEIFHLMKKYKLEIRMPEGVPPVVTSSFSALLPTLVIILVFWIPRHILNFDVNGALTWLISPLQVFLTGDNLFGGILTVLLICVFWVLGIHGPAVLGPIVRPFWDQAIAQNSEAFQAGMSAFQLPNIFTEQFLQWYLWIGGAGTTLALVIMFMFSKSKYLRQLGRLSFLPGLFNINEPIIFGAPIVMNPILAVPFIVTPIINLFIAYFFTIMDWVPRMVAKAPFTVPAPIGAMMSSNWNVMSFFLVLICFAVSWVIYWPFFRIFERRNLENEAAVEAEAEATKAEVNDAATA
- a CDS encoding nucleotidyltransferase domain-containing protein, which produces MFERIREELRNIEQTHGVKILYACESGSRAWGFPSKDSDYDVRFIYVHKPDWYLAIDQQSDVIELSLDDGVLDMSGWDLRKTLQLYRKSNPSLQEWLESPIVYLEQDDFLHNMLQLQDEVFSPYVCFHHYLSMAENTYMNYLMEDEVRAKKYFYALRPIFACWWIEENGTMPPIPFDELLDSSVPRETPLYEAISELLFAKMQNDEQDVVPKNRLLNMFISECVEEFHEYAKTLEKTNHDVTPLLNRFFMHTLKKAWK